A region of Myxococcus stipitatus DSM 14675 DNA encodes the following proteins:
- a CDS encoding phosphatase PAP2 family protein, producing MTFQSPRGSVPAKGAREALVRLNAVDLIIVAACSIAALVLLGPGRWAPDSLNCAGLFAFMAAGPLVLRTLESYFPRNRLLRVVADFWLLPVAVLTHGWLTPVVDTLNPFLRDAQLVAADQRIFGFQASVVLAHVVPPWLNDVLMICYYGHFVWPLVLGFGLYARGRTSASAEFDEYLLGLGLLFILNYSAYSLVPAVGPRYFLIDSFSGPLQGTLTPLLDSLMRRPPFARDCFPSGHTGTTLVVLFYAWRFSRKLFWVMLLPGIGLIIATLAGRFHYATDLLCAVPLVMVVVGLSAALTRAARQRESERAGRSVPADAILRP from the coding sequence GTGACCTTTCAAAGTCCGCGTGGCTCCGTCCCGGCGAAGGGGGCCCGGGAGGCTCTGGTTCGACTGAACGCGGTGGACCTCATCATCGTGGCCGCCTGCTCCATCGCGGCCCTGGTGCTGCTGGGGCCGGGGCGATGGGCCCCTGACTCGCTCAACTGTGCGGGCCTCTTCGCCTTCATGGCCGCGGGCCCGCTGGTCCTGCGGACCCTGGAGTCGTACTTCCCTCGGAACCGGCTGCTGCGCGTCGTCGCGGACTTCTGGCTGCTCCCGGTGGCGGTGCTCACCCACGGCTGGCTCACGCCCGTGGTCGACACGCTCAATCCCTTCCTCCGCGACGCGCAGCTCGTGGCCGCGGACCAGCGCATCTTCGGGTTCCAGGCGTCGGTGGTGCTCGCGCACGTCGTTCCTCCGTGGCTCAACGACGTGCTGATGATCTGCTACTACGGCCACTTCGTCTGGCCGCTGGTGCTGGGGTTCGGGCTGTACGCCCGGGGGCGGACCTCCGCTTCGGCGGAGTTCGACGAGTACCTGCTGGGGCTGGGGCTGCTCTTCATCCTGAACTACTCCGCCTACTCGCTGGTGCCAGCGGTGGGGCCGCGCTACTTCCTCATCGACTCGTTCTCCGGGCCGCTGCAGGGCACGCTGACGCCGTTGCTCGACTCGCTGATGCGGCGCCCGCCGTTCGCGCGAGACTGCTTCCCGTCAGGGCACACGGGCACCACGCTGGTGGTGCTCTTCTACGCGTGGCGGTTCTCGCGGAAGCTGTTCTGGGTCATGTTGCTCCCGGGCATCGGCCTCATCATCGCGACGCTGGCCGGGCGCTTCCACTACGCCACGGACCTGCTGTGCGCGGTGCCGCTGGTGATGGTGGTGGTGGGCCTGTCCGCGGCGCTGACCCGAGCGGCGCGGCAGCGCGAGAGCGAGAGGGCCGGGCGTTCCGTCCCGGCTGACGCTATCTTGCGCCCCTGA
- a CDS encoding TIM44-like domain-containing protein yields the protein MPSPRTVLRQLAPWASWLPFTLALAAALLLPLESLARTGGGEHYKSSSDNRDSGGGDGLPLWILFELVRMVFRYPKVMIPLLVLGGVVYWLYRRNLHPDATTRKALDQYEAERRTQVTSSDVSGWVNALKLRDPAFELEPVLGKVRRLFLDTQRAWFQRDMTPVRPFLSDATWQRFGVQLRLIDAQGVRDAITDVEVLDLQLIGLEQSEWFDSIQVRVHARMRDTDVPAKFTDAQATDAARKAPMESFTEVWTFVRKPGAQTRIGADLFQGKCPNCGAPFQGGAANQCEFCNAVVNSGNYDWTLSEITQGVEHSRYHRPVDGLLQARQSDPALNVEVLEDRASLLFWKWIDAQSRGDTTGLSKVATPEAVGTLGSELEGLRRQGRRRVFLECAVGSVDVRALELDPRGLDRAHVEIRWSAQTGVGPIGERPPRLPTVPQRFVFTLVRKHGAQTNSANGMSTDRCPQCNAPLTNSAATSCEFCGTQLANGDRDWVLASALPFEAWNAREAASFRAMPPRAAAARPSRHDEGQAPRARTGTDVVMDVQERQRLLYMMAAIAAADGTVTSAERRMLKLCAERWNVEWAQVEMALNAGPQLFDRLLTRGSPEAEVFLRNIVEMALVDGRIDRKERRMLESAAEHLGLQEQLASMLVDH from the coding sequence ATGCCTTCGCCACGCACCGTGCTCCGACAGCTCGCCCCTTGGGCCTCCTGGCTGCCCTTCACCCTGGCCCTGGCTGCCGCCCTCCTCCTCCCCCTGGAGTCGCTCGCGAGAACCGGTGGCGGCGAGCACTACAAGAGCTCCTCCGACAACCGCGACAGCGGCGGCGGAGATGGCCTGCCCCTGTGGATCCTCTTCGAGCTGGTCCGCATGGTGTTCCGGTACCCGAAGGTGATGATTCCGCTGCTCGTGCTCGGCGGTGTCGTCTACTGGCTGTACCGGCGCAACCTCCACCCGGATGCCACCACGCGCAAGGCGCTGGACCAGTACGAGGCGGAGCGCCGCACCCAGGTCACCTCGAGCGATGTGTCCGGCTGGGTCAACGCCCTCAAGCTGAGGGACCCGGCCTTCGAGCTGGAGCCCGTGCTCGGCAAGGTGCGCCGGCTGTTCCTCGACACGCAGCGTGCCTGGTTCCAGCGCGACATGACGCCGGTGCGGCCCTTCCTCTCGGACGCGACGTGGCAGCGCTTCGGCGTGCAGCTCCGGCTCATCGACGCGCAGGGCGTGCGCGACGCCATCACCGACGTGGAGGTCCTCGACCTCCAGCTCATCGGCCTGGAGCAGAGCGAGTGGTTCGACAGCATCCAGGTCCGAGTCCACGCCCGCATGCGCGACACGGACGTGCCCGCGAAGTTCACCGATGCGCAGGCGACCGACGCCGCGCGCAAGGCGCCCATGGAGTCCTTCACGGAGGTGTGGACCTTCGTGCGCAAGCCCGGCGCGCAGACGCGCATCGGCGCGGACCTGTTCCAGGGCAAGTGCCCCAACTGTGGCGCCCCGTTCCAGGGCGGAGCCGCGAACCAGTGCGAGTTCTGCAACGCGGTGGTCAACTCGGGCAACTACGACTGGACGCTCTCCGAAATCACGCAGGGCGTGGAGCACTCGCGCTACCACCGGCCCGTGGATGGGCTGCTGCAGGCGCGCCAGTCGGACCCGGCGCTCAACGTGGAGGTGCTCGAGGACCGCGCCTCGCTGCTGTTCTGGAAGTGGATTGATGCCCAGAGCCGAGGCGACACGACGGGGCTCTCCAAGGTGGCCACGCCGGAGGCGGTCGGGACGCTGGGCTCGGAGCTGGAGGGCCTGCGGCGCCAGGGCCGTCGCCGCGTGTTCCTGGAGTGCGCCGTGGGCTCCGTGGACGTGCGTGCGTTGGAGCTGGACCCTCGGGGGCTGGACCGGGCCCACGTGGAGATTCGCTGGAGCGCACAGACAGGGGTGGGCCCCATCGGCGAGCGCCCGCCTCGGCTCCCCACGGTGCCGCAGCGCTTCGTCTTCACGCTGGTCCGCAAGCACGGCGCCCAGACGAACTCCGCCAACGGCATGTCCACGGACCGCTGCCCGCAGTGCAACGCGCCGCTCACCAACAGCGCCGCCACCTCGTGCGAGTTCTGCGGCACGCAGCTCGCGAACGGGGACCGGGACTGGGTGCTCGCGTCCGCCCTCCCCTTCGAGGCCTGGAACGCTCGCGAGGCCGCGAGCTTCCGCGCGATGCCGCCCCGGGCCGCGGCGGCCAGGCCTTCGCGCCATGATGAAGGCCAGGCGCCTCGAGCCCGCACGGGCACGGACGTGGTGATGGATGTCCAGGAGCGCCAGCGGCTGCTCTACATGATGGCCGCCATCGCCGCCGCGGATGGGACTGTCACCAGCGCCGAGCGTCGGATGCTGAAGCTGTGCGCGGAGCGTTGGAACGTGGAGTGGGCCCAGGTCGAGATGGCCCTCAACGCCGGGCCGCAGCTCTTCGACCGGCTCCTGACCCGAGGCAGCCCCGAGGCCGAGGTCTTCCTGCGAAACATCGTCGAGATGGCCCTGGTGGACGGACGCATCGACCGCAAGGAGCGGCGGATGCTCGAGTCCGCCGCCGAGCACCTGGGCCTCCAGGAGCAGCTCGCCTCGATGCTCGTCGACCACTGA
- a CDS encoding aminotransferase class I/II-fold pyridoxal phosphate-dependent enzyme, which yields MSRSVLSQRVSRFGTTVFSEFSALAQKHGAVNLGQGFPDFDGPDAVKEAAQRAIREGVNQYAITTGARDLRVAIAEHAARFHGQTVDPDTMVTVTSGATEAILDVLLGLVDPGDEVVAFEPFYDSYDANITFVGATPRWVPLRPPDAAHAQWWFDWDELRAAIGPRTRLLILNTPHNPTGKVFTREELERIGALCAEHDVKVLSDEVYEHITFAPARHVRPATVPSLADRTVTVSSGGKSFSLTGWKVGWIIAPPALRDAIQRAHQFVTFATASPLQAAMAAALRLPEAYFTDLAAAYLARRERLMAGLREAGLKAYLPDGSYFILADIAGFGFADDVAFCRHLVSEVGVAAIPPSVFYSPEHRHLGQGLARFAFCKTDAVLDEASRRLRAKLTPRR from the coding sequence ATGTCCAGGTCCGTGTTGTCGCAGCGCGTGTCCCGGTTTGGCACCACTGTCTTCTCGGAGTTCAGCGCGCTGGCGCAGAAGCACGGCGCGGTGAACCTGGGGCAGGGGTTCCCCGACTTCGACGGGCCCGATGCCGTCAAGGAGGCCGCGCAGCGAGCCATCCGCGAGGGCGTCAACCAGTACGCCATCACCACGGGCGCACGGGACTTGCGCGTGGCCATCGCCGAGCACGCCGCGCGCTTCCACGGCCAGACGGTGGACCCGGACACCATGGTGACGGTGACCAGCGGCGCCACCGAGGCCATCCTCGATGTGTTGCTCGGCTTGGTGGACCCCGGGGACGAGGTGGTCGCCTTCGAGCCGTTCTACGACTCGTACGACGCGAACATCACCTTCGTCGGAGCCACGCCGCGCTGGGTTCCGCTGCGTCCGCCCGATGCGGCACATGCGCAGTGGTGGTTCGACTGGGACGAGCTGCGCGCGGCCATCGGGCCCCGCACGAGGCTGCTCATCCTCAACACGCCGCACAACCCCACGGGCAAGGTCTTCACGCGCGAGGAGCTGGAGCGGATTGGCGCGCTGTGCGCCGAGCACGACGTGAAGGTGCTGTCGGACGAAGTCTACGAGCACATCACCTTCGCGCCCGCGCGCCACGTGCGTCCAGCAACGGTGCCCTCGCTGGCGGACCGGACGGTGACGGTGAGCAGCGGAGGCAAGAGCTTCAGCCTCACGGGCTGGAAGGTGGGGTGGATCATCGCGCCGCCCGCCTTGCGTGATGCCATCCAGCGCGCGCACCAGTTCGTGACCTTCGCCACCGCGTCCCCCCTCCAGGCGGCCATGGCGGCGGCGCTCCGACTGCCAGAGGCCTACTTCACGGACCTGGCGGCGGCGTACCTCGCCCGACGTGAGCGCTTGATGGCGGGGCTGCGCGAGGCGGGGCTGAAAGCCTACCTACCGGACGGTAGCTACTTCATCCTCGCGGACATCGCTGGCTTCGGCTTCGCCGATGACGTGGCGTTCTGCCGGCACCTCGTCTCGGAGGTGGGCGTGGCGGCCATTCCCCCGAGTGTCTTCTACAGTCCGGAGCACCGGCATCTGGGACAGGGGCTCGCCCGGTTCGCGTTCTGCAAGACGGACGCGGTGCTCGACGAGGCCTCTCGGAGGCTGCGCGCGAAGCTCACGCCCCGGCGCTGA
- a CDS encoding hydroxymethylglutaryl-CoA lyase, with the protein MAETPHSRARGTLLGQLPKQVEVYEVGPRDGLQNELRTLPTRDKARLIDALVSAGEKRIEVTSFVSPKWIPQLADAEELLKLVGRREGVVFSALVPNLKGLERAKDAGLEEAAVFISASEAHSKKNINKTIAEAMASAREVTGAALQAGMRVRGYLSTVWGCPYEGHVPVERVVDICRYLVDAGIYQLSLGDTIGVGTPRQTEEILGALLQHIPVEKLALHLHDTRGTALANSLVGLAAGVTTFDASIGGLGGCPYAPGAAGNLATEDAVFMFHGMGVDTGINLDRLVEAGEIAQELIGRKLAGKYLQAALGEREKKASRRAQT; encoded by the coding sequence ATGGCTGAGACCCCACATTCACGAGCGCGCGGTACCCTGCTAGGCCAGCTTCCGAAGCAGGTCGAAGTGTACGAAGTGGGGCCTCGCGATGGCTTGCAGAACGAGCTGCGCACGCTGCCCACGCGAGACAAGGCGCGGCTCATCGACGCGCTGGTGAGCGCGGGTGAGAAGCGCATCGAGGTCACCTCGTTCGTCTCGCCCAAGTGGATTCCCCAGCTGGCGGACGCGGAGGAGTTGCTGAAGCTGGTGGGGCGGCGCGAGGGTGTCGTGTTCTCCGCGCTGGTGCCCAACCTCAAGGGCCTGGAGCGCGCGAAGGACGCGGGCCTCGAGGAGGCCGCGGTCTTCATCTCCGCCTCCGAGGCCCACTCCAAGAAGAACATCAACAAGACCATCGCCGAGGCCATGGCGAGCGCGCGCGAAGTCACCGGCGCCGCGCTCCAGGCCGGGATGCGCGTGCGAGGCTACCTCTCCACGGTCTGGGGCTGCCCCTACGAGGGCCATGTCCCCGTGGAGCGCGTGGTGGACATCTGCCGCTACCTGGTGGACGCGGGCATCTACCAGCTCAGCCTGGGCGATACGATCGGCGTGGGGACGCCCCGGCAGACGGAGGAGATCCTCGGCGCGCTGCTCCAGCACATTCCCGTGGAGAAGCTCGCGCTGCACCTGCACGACACGCGCGGAACCGCGCTGGCCAACTCGCTCGTGGGCCTGGCGGCCGGCGTGACGACGTTCGACGCGAGCATCGGTGGACTCGGCGGCTGTCCCTATGCCCCTGGGGCCGCGGGCAACCTGGCCACGGAGGATGCCGTCTTCATGTTCCACGGCATGGGCGTGGACACGGGCATCAACCTGGATCGGCTCGTCGAAGCGGGCGAGATCGCCCAGGAGCTCATCGGCCGCAAGCTGGCGGGCAAGTACCTCCAGGCCGCGCTGGGTGAGCGGGAGAAGAAGGCCTCTCGGCGCGCGCAGACCTGA
- a CDS encoding methyl-accepting chemotaxis protein → MTHTVDAEALARRSRDIFDEHQNALSRRTDRMFAVLMGLQWLGGLVTALVLSPRTWEGTSSQVHPHVWAAGVLGFIVASLPVTLSLLRPGSPSTRFSIAVAQALTSALLIHLTDGRIETHFHVFGSLAFLAVYRDVRVLFIYAGVVVVDHVARGLFWPESIFGTSLVSMLRPLEHAGWVVFELVFLILTCRSGLRDLRDLASRQARLELVQGEVQARVVEPLVDSTRHLTDAVRALSASTEEQRRMLSRQAQALTETQVTATEIQRTSEVAARQAEVILESTTQAGDAGASAQAMIGKSMRGLEGIREQATLLSSQLEGLGARARQLTAVASTVKDLADQSNMVAINAAIEAARSGEKGRGFAVVATEMRRLARQSQEATKEVRVILDDTLKSINTVVDLSRRGSDRMAQDLEVVRASGESLRGLSSMMDNSTDSVRRISAAVGQQAAGVSQLFGAVNDLSTMMAETLARLDAATAATWALQSVTDRVQGVIQTYQPEKPPTP, encoded by the coding sequence ATGACGCACACGGTCGACGCGGAGGCCCTCGCGCGACGCTCGCGGGACATCTTCGACGAGCATCAAAACGCCCTCAGCCGCCGGACGGACCGGATGTTCGCGGTGCTGATGGGGCTCCAGTGGCTGGGCGGGCTTGTCACCGCGCTGGTGCTGTCGCCTCGGACCTGGGAGGGGACCTCCAGCCAGGTGCATCCCCACGTCTGGGCCGCGGGAGTGCTCGGCTTCATCGTCGCGAGCCTCCCGGTGACGCTGAGCCTGCTGCGCCCCGGGAGCCCCTCCACCCGCTTCTCCATCGCCGTGGCCCAGGCGCTGACGTCCGCGCTGCTCATCCACCTCACGGATGGCCGCATCGAGACACACTTCCACGTCTTCGGTTCGCTGGCCTTCCTGGCCGTGTACCGGGACGTCCGGGTGCTGTTCATCTACGCCGGCGTCGTCGTGGTGGACCACGTGGCGCGCGGCCTCTTCTGGCCCGAGTCCATCTTCGGCACGAGCCTGGTGAGCATGCTGCGCCCGCTGGAGCATGCGGGGTGGGTGGTGTTCGAGCTCGTCTTCCTCATCCTCACCTGCCGCAGCGGCCTGCGGGACTTGAGGGACCTGGCGTCTCGTCAGGCGCGGCTGGAGCTGGTGCAGGGAGAGGTCCAGGCGCGAGTGGTGGAGCCGCTCGTGGACTCCACCCGCCACCTGACGGATGCGGTGCGCGCGCTGAGCGCGTCGACCGAGGAGCAGCGGCGCATGTTGTCGCGTCAGGCGCAGGCCCTGACGGAGACGCAGGTGACGGCGACGGAGATCCAGCGCACGTCCGAGGTGGCCGCGCGGCAGGCGGAGGTCATCCTCGAGTCCACGACGCAGGCGGGGGATGCGGGAGCCTCCGCGCAGGCGATGATCGGCAAGAGCATGCGAGGGCTGGAGGGCATCCGCGAGCAGGCCACCCTGCTGTCGAGTCAGCTCGAGGGACTGGGGGCTCGGGCCCGTCAGCTCACCGCCGTCGCCTCCACCGTGAAGGACCTGGCGGACCAGTCCAACATGGTGGCCATCAACGCCGCCATCGAGGCCGCGCGCTCGGGCGAGAAGGGGCGAGGCTTCGCGGTCGTCGCGACGGAGATGCGCCGCCTCGCGCGCCAGTCGCAGGAGGCCACGAAGGAGGTGCGCGTCATCCTCGATGACACGCTCAAGTCCATCAACACGGTGGTGGACCTGAGCCGCAGGGGCTCCGACCGGATGGCGCAGGACCTGGAAGTGGTGCGCGCGTCGGGAGAGAGCCTGCGGGGACTCTCGTCGATGATGGACAACAGCACCGACAGCGTTCGCCGCATCTCCGCCGCGGTGGGGCAGCAGGCCGCGGGTGTCTCCCAGCTCTTCGGGGCCGTGAATGACCTCTCCACGATGATGGCGGAGACCCTGGCGCGCCTGGACGCCGCGACGGCCGCCACCTGGGCCCTCCAGTCCGTGACGGACCGCGTGCAGGGCGTCATCCAGACCTACCAGCCAGAGAAGCCTCCCACCCCCTGA
- a CDS encoding class I SAM-dependent methyltransferase codes for MDFFGELYLRSTLPFLSEAVTAREADYLARAFTDAPGSGFIADLGCGHGRHASRLNASGPLAQRIIGLENDALSLSMRRRGFPVVRGDLRALPFQDGTLSGAYAWYSTLFAFTDDEHVGILREVARAMKRGGRLVFHTVPHERLAASPRAAFQRRLPDGAVLEEESQFDVSTGRDVGRRTLTLKDGRVLSACYAIRYYPLAELAGLLESTGFSIAWVHGGLDGEPLTQLSADLIVGAVLRDG; via the coding sequence GTGGACTTCTTCGGCGAGCTGTATCTGCGCAGCACGTTGCCGTTCCTCTCCGAAGCAGTCACGGCGCGAGAGGCGGACTATCTCGCGCGCGCGTTCACTGACGCACCGGGCTCCGGCTTCATCGCGGACCTGGGCTGTGGCCATGGGCGACATGCCTCGCGACTCAACGCCTCGGGGCCGCTGGCGCAGCGCATCATCGGCCTGGAGAACGACGCGCTCTCGCTGTCGATGCGGCGCCGTGGCTTCCCCGTCGTCCGAGGAGATCTCCGCGCGCTGCCGTTCCAGGACGGGACGCTGTCGGGAGCCTACGCCTGGTACTCCACGCTGTTCGCCTTCACGGACGACGAGCACGTGGGCATCCTCCGAGAGGTGGCTCGGGCGATGAAGCGAGGAGGGCGACTGGTGTTTCACACGGTGCCGCATGAGCGGCTCGCCGCGTCACCCCGCGCCGCCTTCCAACGGAGGCTCCCCGACGGCGCCGTGCTGGAAGAGGAGAGCCAGTTCGACGTGTCCACCGGACGCGACGTGGGGCGGCGGACGTTGACGCTGAAGGATGGCCGAGTCCTGTCTGCGTGCTACGCCATTCGTTACTATCCCCTTGCGGAACTTGCCGGGCTGTTGGAAAGCACCGGGTTTTCAATCGCCTGGGTACACGGCGGTCTCGACGGTGAGCCGCTGACGCAGTTGTCTGCCGACCTGATTGTTGGAGCGGTGCTTCGAGATGGCTGA
- a CDS encoding efflux RND transporter permease subunit, with amino-acid sequence MARSLRQRLFEGFIQTAVSRPWYVLLVSVLLSIGGMALASRLEFRGSFVELLPQGAREVQDLTRVSQKAGGDGYLVILAKGDTPERLKAYAKELQARLEALPEVRYVEHSYDVEFFQRHGLLLLPVEKLTQLREDLTARVRYERQQANPFYIDLGATPPPPTFDEIARKHSPDVSMREHLANADGTEVYLMVKPMGTAGDLDFARRFVELAMGTGRTLASERFPAVKLEATGNFQNRIEEDAVMRQDLSRSGLLSALIAVGLILLATRRVSALLVVGVPVMVGLVVTFGVAWLAIGHLNVVTGFLVAILIGLGIEYGVHLCMRYWEERRTRSSRDALAMAVGGTFSGALTSAVTNAAAFFVLLLAQFHAFNQFGFLAGLGVLLAVLAAYGLGPSLLAIAERLRPARKEDAPAAAAEVQAAPSAPERQWKRWPTPVIALIALVVVGLAGFSVAIAPRLGFETDMRKLKGDSPASRLDDHVTAQLGQPLNPAIFLVDDLAQAAKVEEIIAEVKKRNGADSVFLRTTSLNDLVPGDLKRREVEISGIRTLLQGLPESVQEEPRLKDFQRMVDAKPYGLDALPVEVRRRFEATDGKGTFLLLFPSVSNYDTEDLKRWAAQIDQVVEAATARGVDMSVLDSNRIAARIFALVRGDGPLILWSAAAVVFGVILISLRSLKRALLVTGPLFLGMTCLAGGMYLFDVQLNFINAVVLPNLLAIAVDNSIHLYHRYEEEGPGSLGKVVRHTGLAAVVATLSNAAGYGALLVANHQGLRSIGQIALLGVVCTFLGTTVFFPALLALLERWKGRKGSAGREGTVVQSLELEVAGAKAESSGERKSA; translated from the coding sequence GTGGCCAGGTCTCTGCGGCAACGGTTGTTCGAAGGCTTCATCCAGACGGCGGTCTCCCGGCCCTGGTACGTGCTGCTGGTCTCCGTATTGCTGTCCATCGGAGGTATGGCGCTGGCGTCGCGGTTGGAGTTTCGCGGCTCTTTTGTCGAGCTGCTGCCGCAGGGCGCCCGGGAAGTTCAAGATCTGACACGCGTGTCACAGAAGGCAGGCGGGGACGGGTACCTCGTCATCCTGGCGAAGGGAGACACGCCGGAGCGGCTCAAGGCTTACGCGAAAGAGCTTCAAGCTCGCCTGGAAGCCCTCCCCGAGGTCCGCTACGTCGAGCACAGCTACGATGTGGAGTTCTTCCAGCGCCACGGCCTGCTGCTACTGCCAGTGGAAAAGCTGACCCAGCTGCGTGAGGACCTGACGGCACGGGTTCGTTACGAGCGGCAGCAGGCGAACCCCTTCTACATCGATCTGGGAGCCACCCCTCCGCCGCCCACCTTCGACGAGATTGCCCGCAAGCACTCGCCCGACGTGTCCATGCGGGAGCACCTGGCCAACGCGGACGGTACGGAGGTCTACCTCATGGTGAAGCCCATGGGGACGGCGGGCGATCTGGACTTCGCGCGCCGCTTCGTGGAGCTGGCGATGGGGACGGGACGGACGCTCGCCTCGGAGCGCTTCCCGGCCGTGAAGCTGGAGGCGACGGGCAACTTCCAGAACCGCATCGAGGAAGACGCGGTGATGCGCCAGGACCTCTCGCGTTCGGGCCTGCTGTCGGCGCTCATCGCGGTGGGGCTCATCCTGCTGGCCACCCGGCGCGTCTCCGCGCTGCTGGTGGTGGGGGTGCCGGTGATGGTGGGACTGGTGGTGACGTTCGGCGTCGCCTGGCTCGCCATCGGCCACCTCAACGTGGTGACGGGCTTCCTGGTGGCCATCCTCATCGGCCTGGGCATCGAGTACGGCGTGCACCTGTGCATGCGCTACTGGGAGGAGCGGAGGACGCGCTCGTCCCGCGACGCGCTGGCCATGGCCGTGGGTGGCACCTTCAGCGGCGCGCTCACCTCGGCGGTGACGAACGCGGCGGCCTTCTTCGTGCTCTTGCTGGCGCAGTTCCACGCCTTCAACCAGTTCGGCTTCCTCGCGGGCCTGGGGGTGCTGCTCGCGGTGCTGGCGGCGTATGGCCTGGGGCCCTCGCTGCTCGCCATCGCCGAGCGGCTCCGTCCCGCGCGCAAGGAGGATGCTCCCGCCGCGGCGGCCGAGGTCCAGGCCGCGCCCTCGGCTCCGGAGCGCCAGTGGAAGCGGTGGCCCACGCCGGTCATCGCGCTGATCGCGCTGGTGGTGGTGGGGCTCGCCGGGTTCTCGGTGGCCATCGCGCCTCGGTTGGGCTTCGAGACGGACATGCGCAAGCTGAAGGGTGACTCGCCGGCCTCGCGGCTGGACGACCATGTCACCGCGCAGCTCGGGCAGCCGCTCAATCCCGCCATCTTCCTGGTCGACGACCTGGCCCAGGCGGCGAAGGTGGAGGAGATCATCGCGGAGGTGAAGAAGCGCAATGGCGCTGACTCCGTGTTCCTCCGCACCACGTCGCTGAACGACCTGGTGCCTGGGGACCTGAAGCGCCGGGAGGTGGAGATCTCCGGCATCCGCACGCTGCTCCAGGGGCTGCCCGAGTCCGTGCAGGAGGAGCCTCGCCTGAAGGACTTCCAGCGCATGGTGGACGCCAAGCCCTATGGGCTGGACGCGTTGCCGGTGGAGGTCCGCCGCCGCTTCGAGGCGACCGACGGCAAGGGGACCTTCCTGCTGCTGTTCCCGTCGGTGTCCAACTACGACACCGAGGACCTCAAGCGGTGGGCCGCGCAGATTGACCAGGTGGTGGAGGCGGCGACGGCGCGGGGCGTGGACATGTCCGTGCTGGACAGCAACCGCATCGCCGCGCGCATCTTCGCCCTGGTGCGAGGAGATGGCCCGCTCATCCTGTGGTCCGCCGCCGCGGTGGTGTTCGGGGTCATCCTCATCAGCCTGCGCAGCTTGAAGCGGGCGCTGCTGGTGACGGGGCCGCTGTTCCTGGGCATGACATGCCTGGCGGGCGGCATGTATCTTTTCGACGTGCAACTGAATTTCATCAACGCGGTGGTGCTGCCGAACCTGCTGGCCATCGCGGTGGACAACTCCATCCACCTGTACCACCGGTACGAGGAGGAGGGCCCCGGCTCGCTCGGCAAGGTGGTGCGGCACACGGGGCTGGCGGCCGTGGTGGCCACCCTGTCGAACGCGGCGGGCTACGGAGCGCTGCTGGTCGCCAACCACCAGGGGCTGCGCAGCATCGGACAGATTGCGCTGCTCGGGGTCGTGTGCACCTTCTTGGGGACCACGGTCTTCTTCCCCGCACTGCTTGCTCTCCTGGAGCGCTGGAAGGGGAGAAAGGGGTCGGCCGGGCGGGAGGGTACCGTCGTCCAGAGTCTGGAGCTCGAAGTGGCCGGCGCGAAGGCCGAGTCATCGGGGGAGCGGAAATCGGCGTGA